A region of Mesorhizobium sp. AR02 DNA encodes the following proteins:
- a CDS encoding LysR substrate-binding domain-containing protein, with protein MEYVPLNAIRAFEAAARHLSFSAAGEELHVTHPAISHQIRRLEEWLGVPLFHRGARKVRLTDAGVILQASASGALAELGATCRRIRRNAASVTLSVGCIPSIASRWLVPRLPDFTASHPGIGMRVAYAKAEDRLGDDENDVLITLGADPTPGVTSLKLFSRLNRPVCSPHYLAGKQLRTPSGIAAADLLHDENRQGWSEWFSEAGLANVDVGNGPVFADFNILATAVIAGHGVALCPVDVFRDELKRGDLMVLSDISTNRDKSYFLTMSVDASPAALTFADWFRRAISVDANDQRPADIT; from the coding sequence ATGGAATATGTCCCGCTGAACGCCATACGCGCTTTCGAGGCTGCTGCACGCCATTTGAGTTTTTCGGCTGCCGGCGAAGAACTGCATGTCACGCATCCGGCCATAAGCCACCAGATCAGACGGCTGGAAGAGTGGCTGGGCGTGCCTCTGTTCCACCGCGGCGCGCGCAAGGTGCGGCTGACGGACGCTGGGGTCATTCTACAGGCCTCGGCGAGCGGCGCCCTTGCCGAGCTTGGCGCCACATGCCGACGCATCCGCCGCAATGCGGCATCAGTGACGCTGTCCGTAGGCTGCATACCGTCCATCGCCAGCCGCTGGCTGGTGCCTCGCCTGCCGGACTTCACCGCCAGCCATCCCGGTATCGGCATGCGGGTCGCTTATGCCAAAGCCGAGGACAGGCTCGGAGACGACGAGAACGATGTGCTGATCACCCTCGGAGCCGATCCGACGCCTGGCGTCACCAGCCTCAAACTGTTTTCACGCCTCAACCGGCCGGTGTGCAGCCCGCATTATCTGGCTGGCAAGCAGCTGCGTACCCCTTCGGGGATCGCTGCCGCGGACCTGTTGCATGACGAGAACCGGCAGGGCTGGAGTGAGTGGTTCTCCGAGGCCGGACTGGCCAATGTCGATGTCGGCAACGGACCTGTCTTCGCCGACTTCAACATTCTTGCGACAGCGGTCATTGCCGGTCACGGCGTGGCGCTTTGTCCCGTCGACGTCTTTCGGGACGAACTGAAGCGCGGCGACCTGATGGTTCTGTCCGATATCTCGACCAACCGCGACAAGAGCTATTTTCTGACGATGTCGGTGGATGCCTCGCCCGCCGCGCTCACCTTCGCCGACTGGTTTCGCCGTGCGATCTCGGTCGATGCTAATGATCAGCGGCCTGCCGATATCACTTGA
- a CDS encoding ectoine synthase — translation MFTRQLADVEKSDFFVDWGNGTSHRLLTKQDGMGFTVCHTVVRAGSESRLQYRRHFEACYCIAGAGEVEDMSGAVHRIEPGTIYVLDEHDEHYLRADAASDMILVSVFNPPLQGTERHALSEDGGSAY, via the coding sequence ATGTTCACCAGACAATTGGCTGATGTAGAAAAATCTGACTTCTTCGTGGATTGGGGCAATGGCACCAGCCACCGCCTGCTGACAAAGCAGGACGGGATGGGCTTCACCGTCTGTCACACTGTCGTGCGCGCCGGCAGCGAATCGCGGCTGCAGTATCGGCGGCATTTCGAGGCCTGCTACTGCATCGCCGGTGCTGGTGAGGTCGAAGACATGTCCGGTGCGGTGCATCGCATTGAGCCCGGCACGATCTATGTGCTCGACGAACATGACGAGCATTATCTGCGTGCCGACGCTGCAAGCGACATGATCCTGGTCAGTGTCTTCAATCCTCCCCTTCAGGGCACCGAGCGGCATGCGCTGAGCGAGGACGGGGGATCAGCGTACTGA
- a CDS encoding branched-chain amino acid ABC transporter permease, with protein MQYFVQQLINGLTLGSIYGLIAIGYTMVYGIIGMINFAHGDIFMVGAFAALIVFLILTSLFYSVPVVIALLIMMIVAMLLTSLYNWTIEKVAYRPLRGSFRLAPLITAIGMSIALSNFVQVTQGPRNKPIPPMVSTVYSIDGVSVSLKQIIIVIVTALLLAVFWYLVNRTSLGRAQRACEQDRKMAALLGIDVDRTISITFIMGAALAAVAGTLFLMYYGVVAFSDGFTPGVKAFTAAVLGGIGSLPGAVLGGLLIGFIESMWSAYFSIDYKDVAAFSILAIVLIFLPSGILGRPEVEKV; from the coding sequence ATGCAGTATTTTGTCCAGCAGCTTATCAATGGGCTGACGCTGGGATCGATCTATGGGCTGATCGCGATCGGCTACACGATGGTCTACGGCATCATTGGCATGATCAACTTCGCCCATGGCGATATCTTCATGGTGGGCGCCTTCGCGGCGCTGATCGTTTTCCTAATCCTGACGTCGCTGTTTTATTCGGTGCCCGTGGTCATCGCGCTGCTGATCATGATGATCGTGGCGATGCTGCTGACCAGCCTCTACAATTGGACGATCGAGAAGGTGGCCTACCGGCCGCTGCGCGGTTCGTTCCGGCTGGCGCCGCTGATCACCGCCATCGGCATGTCGATCGCGCTGTCGAATTTCGTCCAGGTGACGCAGGGCCCGCGCAACAAGCCGATCCCGCCGATGGTGTCGACGGTCTACAGCATCGACGGTGTCAGCGTGTCGCTGAAGCAGATCATCATCGTCATCGTCACCGCGCTGCTGCTGGCGGTGTTCTGGTACCTGGTCAACAGGACCTCGCTTGGCCGCGCCCAGCGCGCCTGCGAACAGGACCGCAAGATGGCGGCGCTGCTCGGTATCGATGTCGACCGCACCATCTCGATCACCTTCATCATGGGCGCCGCCCTTGCTGCCGTCGCCGGCACGCTGTTCCTGATGTATTACGGCGTCGTTGCCTTCTCCGACGGTTTCACACCTGGTGTGAAAGCCTTCACGGCGGCGGTGCTCGGCGGCATCGGCTCACTGCCGGGTGCCGTGCTCGGCGGGCTGTTGATCGGCTTCATCGAGAGCATGTGGTCGGCGTATTTCTCGATCGACTACAAGGACGTCGCGGCGTTCTCGATCCTGGCGATCGTGCTGATCTTCCTGCCTTCCGGCATTCTGGGCCGGCCAGAAGTCGAAAAGGTCTGA
- the livM gene encoding high-affinity branched-chain amino acid ABC transporter permease LivM encodes MAVTVSPERDTVATPVQRALKEAFYAGAISLGLFVLFIGLKTGQNMRNELVVTTRWGLLAAVVIATAVGRFLYVAYGQPFMASQKITNVATGLLPASVASRFFQLPWFIAAVVAAVLLFVFNNSLAGWVGAEPAGYLQFLRALAIIYVLACVIYYFRAFIHANFTKLGITALVLYPILVVAVLSLNAWSISSGLQGSLKWVDNFGIQILIYVMLAWGLNIVVGLAGLLDLGYVAFYALGAYAYALLATQFGLSFWILLPAAGCMAALWGVLLGFPVLRLRGDYLAIVTLAFGEIIRLVLINWREVTNGSAGISGIPKVSFFGLMSFNVSDPNYIAKVLGIAQSGAYYKIFLYYLILGLCLLTAFVTIRLRRLPVGRAWEALREDEIACRSLGINTTTTKLTAFATGAMFGGFAGSFFAARQGFVSPESFVFLESAIILAIVVLGGMGSLVGIAVAAMVMIGGTEALRELDFLKQIFGPDFTPELYRMLLFGMAMVIVMLWKPRGFVGSREPTAFLKERRAVSGSFTKEGHG; translated from the coding sequence ATGGCCGTCACCGTATCTCCCGAGCGCGACACCGTCGCCACCCCTGTCCAACGCGCCCTCAAGGAAGCGTTCTACGCCGGCGCCATCTCGCTTGGCCTGTTCGTGCTGTTCATCGGACTGAAGACAGGTCAGAACATGCGCAATGAACTGGTCGTGACGACGCGCTGGGGCCTGCTCGCCGCCGTGGTGATCGCCACGGCCGTCGGGCGCTTCCTCTATGTCGCCTATGGCCAGCCCTTCATGGCCAGCCAGAAGATAACCAATGTTGCCACAGGCCTGTTGCCGGCCAGCGTGGCGTCACGATTCTTCCAGCTGCCGTGGTTCATCGCGGCCGTTGTCGCGGCGGTGCTGCTGTTCGTGTTCAACAACTCGCTCGCCGGATGGGTGGGAGCAGAACCGGCCGGCTATCTGCAATTCCTGCGCGCCCTGGCGATCATCTATGTGCTGGCTTGCGTGATCTACTACTTCCGCGCCTTCATCCATGCCAACTTCACCAAATTGGGCATCACGGCGCTGGTGCTGTACCCGATCCTCGTGGTCGCGGTGCTGTCGCTGAACGCCTGGTCCATCAGCAGCGGGCTGCAGGGTTCGCTGAAATGGGTCGACAATTTCGGCATCCAGATCCTGATCTATGTGATGCTGGCCTGGGGCCTGAACATCGTCGTCGGCCTCGCTGGCCTGCTCGACCTCGGCTACGTCGCCTTCTATGCACTTGGCGCTTATGCGTATGCACTTCTCGCCACGCAATTCGGGCTGTCGTTCTGGATCCTGCTGCCGGCCGCGGGCTGTATGGCCGCCCTCTGGGGGGTGCTGCTCGGCTTCCCCGTGCTGCGCCTGCGCGGCGACTATCTGGCGATCGTCACGCTGGCTTTCGGCGAGATCATCCGCCTGGTGCTGATCAACTGGCGTGAGGTCACCAACGGTTCGGCCGGCATTTCCGGCATTCCCAAGGTCAGCTTCTTCGGCCTGATGTCGTTCAACGTGTCGGACCCCAACTACATCGCCAAGGTGCTGGGCATCGCCCAGTCGGGCGCCTACTACAAGATCTTCCTCTACTACCTGATCCTGGGCCTGTGCCTGCTCACCGCCTTCGTCACCATCAGGCTGCGCCGTCTGCCGGTCGGCCGCGCATGGGAAGCCTTGCGCGAGGACGAGATCGCCTGCCGCTCGCTCGGCATCAACACCACCACCACCAAGCTGACCGCCTTTGCCACCGGCGCCATGTTCGGCGGATTCGCCGGCTCGTTCTTCGCCGCACGGCAAGGCTTCGTCAGCCCGGAATCCTTCGTCTTCCTGGAATCGGCCATCATCCTGGCGATCGTCGTTCTCGGCGGCATGGGCTCGCTGGTCGGCATTGCGGTCGCCGCGATGGTGATGATCGGCGGCACCGAGGCGCTGCGCGAACTCGACTTCCTCAAGCAGATCTTCGGGCCGGACTTTACGCCCGAACTCTACCGCATGCTTCTCTTCGGCATGGCCATGGTCATCGTCATGCTGTGGAAGCCGCGTGGCTTCGTCGGCAGTCGCGAACCGACCGCTTTCCTGAAAGAGCGAAGGGCCGTCTCCGGTTCCTTCACCAAGGAAGGACACGGCTGA
- a CDS encoding ATP-binding cassette domain-containing protein — MNVSSIQGTNPGMNDAILQVEHLSMKFGGLVAIGDLSFAARRGEITALIGPNGAGKTTVFNCITGFYKPSEGMITLNRNDGTSFLLERLPNHEIPARAKVARTFQNIRLFSGMTLLENLLVAQHNKLMKASGYTILGLFGFSGYRKASAESVELARHWLEKADLIDRADDPAGDLPYGAQRRLEIARAMCTGPELLCLDEPAAGLNPKESAALNELLIDIKNTSGASILLIEHDMSVVMQISDHVVVLEYGRKISDGSPQSVRTDPRVIAAYLGVDDEEVETVLTEVGDEDVIEQLDIGPDAAHGPGTSSSYLAGPVSDTVGHSEGERVTVSKGASKAAQVDARAATVASKPVAGKPAAPVKPAAKAAPKKTPAKAPAAKAEGISNRLAAPRGGKADNLTRIKGIGTVNEKKLNEHGIFHFDQIGAWKKADVEAAEAYLAFDGRIAREEWVKQAKLLGQGKDTEFSRRVDAGKVATSHASAKTASPASKTANAASGKAAAKPVSSKRGRGK, encoded by the coding sequence ATGAACGTGAGCTCGATTCAGGGAACCAATCCGGGCATGAACGACGCTATCCTGCAAGTCGAACATCTGTCGATGAAGTTCGGCGGCCTGGTCGCCATCGGCGATCTGTCCTTCGCCGCCAGGCGCGGCGAGATCACGGCGCTGATCGGCCCCAATGGCGCCGGCAAGACCACCGTGTTCAACTGCATCACCGGCTTCTACAAGCCGTCGGAAGGCATGATCACGCTCAACCGGAACGATGGCACGAGCTTCCTGCTTGAGCGATTGCCCAACCATGAGATCCCGGCGCGTGCCAAGGTGGCGCGCACCTTCCAGAACATCCGCCTGTTCTCCGGCATGACGCTCTTGGAGAACCTGCTGGTCGCTCAGCACAACAAGCTGATGAAGGCATCGGGCTATACGATCCTGGGGCTGTTCGGCTTCAGCGGCTACCGCAAGGCCTCGGCCGAATCGGTGGAGCTTGCCAGGCACTGGCTGGAGAAGGCCGATCTCATTGACCGCGCCGACGATCCGGCTGGCGACCTGCCCTATGGCGCACAGCGGCGTCTCGAGATTGCACGCGCCATGTGCACCGGGCCAGAGCTTCTGTGCCTCGACGAGCCGGCAGCCGGCCTCAATCCGAAGGAATCAGCGGCGCTCAACGAACTGCTGATCGACATCAAGAATACATCAGGCGCCTCGATCCTGCTGATCGAGCACGACATGTCTGTGGTCATGCAGATTTCCGACCATGTCGTGGTGCTGGAATATGGCCGCAAGATTTCCGACGGCAGTCCGCAGTCGGTGCGCACCGATCCGCGCGTCATTGCCGCCTATCTCGGCGTCGACGACGAGGAGGTCGAGACCGTGCTGACCGAAGTCGGCGACGAAGACGTCATCGAGCAGCTCGACATAGGGCCGGATGCCGCGCATGGCCCGGGGACATCGTCGTCATACCTGGCCGGACCGGTGAGCGACACGGTTGGACACAGCGAGGGCGAGCGCGTCACGGTGTCGAAAGGCGCCTCGAAGGCAGCGCAGGTCGACGCCCGCGCGGCCACTGTGGCCAGCAAGCCTGTCGCCGGAAAGCCGGCTGCGCCGGTCAAGCCGGCGGCGAAAGCGGCACCGAAGAAAACGCCCGCCAAGGCGCCCGCGGCAAAGGCTGAAGGCATTTCGAACCGCCTCGCCGCCCCCCGCGGCGGCAAGGCCGACAATTTGACCCGCATCAAGGGCATCGGCACCGTCAACGAGAAGAAGCTCAACGAACACGGTATCTTCCACTTCGACCAGATCGGCGCCTGGAAGAAGGCCGATGTCGAGGCGGCCGAAGCCTATCTCGCCTTTGACGGACGCATCGCGCGCGAGGAATGGGTCAAGCAGGCCAAGCTGCTCGGTCAGGGCAAGGATACGGAATTCTCGCGCCGCGTCGACGCGGGCAAGGTGGCGACCAGCCATGCTTCAGCAAAGACTGCCAGTCCAGCTTCGAAGACCGCAAATGCGGCTTCGGGGAAGGCCGCGGCCAAACCTGTGTCGAGCAAGCGTGGACGGGGCAAATAA
- a CDS encoding ABC transporter ATP-binding protein, whose protein sequence is MAGTTLLDIKGVQTYYGNIRALNGVDVTVKEGEIVALIGANGAGKSTLMMTIFGAPRARTGTITFAGTDITQLPTHEIARMRIAQSPEGRRIFPRMTVMENLQMGASLDNLKHYDEDVEKVFTLFPRLKERIAQRGGTLSGGEQQMLSIGRALMARPKLLLLDEPSLGLAPLIVKQIFDAIRELNRTQGLTVFLVEQNAFGALKLATRGYVMVNGNVTMSGTGKELLANPEVRAAYLEGGHH, encoded by the coding sequence ATGGCCGGGACAACGCTGCTCGATATCAAGGGCGTACAGACTTACTACGGTAACATCCGAGCCTTGAACGGGGTCGATGTCACCGTCAAGGAGGGCGAGATCGTGGCGCTGATCGGCGCCAACGGCGCCGGCAAATCGACGCTGATGATGACTATTTTCGGGGCACCGCGCGCCCGCACGGGCACCATCACCTTCGCCGGCACCGACATCACCCAGTTGCCGACGCACGAGATCGCGCGCATGCGCATCGCCCAGTCGCCGGAAGGTCGCCGTATCTTCCCGCGCATGACGGTGATGGAAAATCTGCAGATGGGCGCCAGCCTCGATAACCTCAAGCACTATGACGAGGACGTCGAGAAGGTGTTCACGCTGTTCCCGCGGCTGAAGGAGCGCATCGCCCAGCGCGGCGGCACGCTGTCGGGCGGCGAGCAGCAGATGCTGTCGATCGGACGCGCACTGATGGCGCGGCCGAAGCTACTTCTGCTCGACGAGCCGTCGCTGGGCCTGGCGCCGCTGATCGTCAAGCAGATCTTCGACGCCATCCGCGAGTTGAACCGCACGCAAGGGCTGACCGTGTTCCTGGTCGAGCAGAACGCGTTCGGCGCGCTGAAGCTCGCCACGCGCGGCTATGTCATGGTCAACGGCAATGTGACGATGAGCGGCACCGGCAAGGAACTGCTCGCCAATCCCGAAGTGCGCGCCGCCTATCTCGAAGGCGGACATCACTGA
- a CDS encoding DUF6867 family protein produces the protein MQGILYEEPSIWQFFFVTCLLGGWAAWMTGKASAQTWRSFIHLFAYLLGLGIGIRFIHHALFDGTMFSLHYYIVDTIVLMILGFVGYQYTRTNQMVTQYNWLYERASILSWKPKG, from the coding sequence ATGCAAGGCATTCTCTACGAGGAACCGTCGATCTGGCAGTTCTTCTTCGTCACTTGCCTGCTCGGCGGCTGGGCGGCCTGGATGACCGGCAAGGCCAGCGCCCAGACATGGCGCAGCTTCATCCATCTGTTCGCCTATCTGCTCGGGCTCGGCATCGGCATCCGCTTCATCCATCACGCGCTGTTCGACGGCACGATGTTCTCGCTGCATTACTATATCGTCGACACCATCGTGCTGATGATACTGGGCTTCGTCGGCTATCAATACACACGAACCAACCAGATGGTCACACAGTATAATTGGCTCTACGAAAGAGCTTCAATCTTGAGCTGGAAACCGAAAGGTTGA
- a CDS encoding branched-chain amino acid ABC transporter substrate-binding protein — protein MKKSLLSAVALTALVAFGGNAWADVMFGVAGPITGPNAAFGAQLQKGAEAAVAEINAKGGINGEQIKLEVGDDVSDPKQGISVANKFVGDGVKFVIGHFNSGVSIPASEVYAENNIVEITPAATNPKFTERGLWNVFRTCGRDDQQGSIAGAYIAANFKDAKVAVVHDKTPYGQGLADETKKAMNAAGVKEVMYEGINVGDKDFSALIAKMKEAGVTLIYWGGLHTEAGLIIRQSADQGLKATMMSGDGIVTDELAAIAGDAVAGTLNTFGPDPRLIPANKELVEKFRAQGFEPEAYTLYAYAAVQVVAEAAAAAKTNDPQAVAKAMHESGPFATVLGDLAYDAKGDPKLPGYIMYEWKKKDDGKYSWFPK, from the coding sequence ATGAAAAAGTCACTTTTGTCCGCCGTGGCCCTGACCGCGCTCGTCGCGTTCGGCGGCAACGCGTGGGCTGATGTAATGTTCGGCGTTGCCGGTCCGATCACCGGTCCGAACGCGGCCTTCGGCGCACAGCTGCAGAAGGGCGCCGAGGCGGCCGTTGCCGAGATCAATGCCAAGGGCGGCATCAATGGCGAGCAGATCAAGCTCGAAGTCGGCGACGACGTCTCCGATCCGAAGCAAGGTATCTCGGTTGCCAACAAGTTCGTCGGCGACGGCGTCAAGTTCGTGATCGGCCACTTCAACTCGGGCGTGTCGATCCCGGCGTCGGAAGTCTACGCTGAAAACAACATCGTCGAAATCACGCCGGCCGCGACCAACCCGAAGTTCACCGAGCGTGGCCTGTGGAACGTGTTCCGCACCTGCGGACGCGACGACCAGCAGGGTAGCATCGCCGGCGCCTATATCGCCGCGAATTTCAAGGATGCCAAGGTCGCCGTCGTGCATGACAAGACCCCTTATGGCCAGGGCCTTGCCGACGAAACCAAGAAGGCGATGAATGCCGCCGGCGTCAAAGAAGTCATGTATGAAGGCATCAATGTCGGCGACAAGGACTTCTCGGCACTGATCGCCAAGATGAAGGAAGCCGGCGTCACCCTGATCTACTGGGGTGGCCTGCACACCGAAGCCGGCCTGATCATCCGCCAGTCCGCGGACCAGGGCCTCAAGGCAACGATGATGTCGGGTGACGGCATCGTGACCGACGAACTTGCCGCGATCGCGGGCGACGCCGTCGCCGGTACACTCAACACGTTCGGACCCGATCCGCGCCTGATCCCGGCCAACAAGGAACTCGTCGAGAAGTTCCGTGCGCAGGGCTTCGAGCCGGAAGCCTATACGCTCTATGCTTACGCCGCCGTGCAGGTGGTCGCCGAAGCGGCCGCCGCCGCCAAGACGAACGACCCGCAGGCCGTTGCCAAGGCAATGCATGAAAGCGGTCCGTTCGCGACCGTTCTGGGCGACCTCGCCTATGACGCCAAGGGCGACCCGAAGCTGCCGGGCTACATCATGTACGAGTGGAAGAAGAAGGACGACGGAAAGTATTCCTGGTTCCCGAAATAA